One Drosophila virilis strain 15010-1051.87 chromosome 5, Dvir_AGI_RSII-ME, whole genome shotgun sequence DNA window includes the following coding sequences:
- the ASPP gene encoding apoptosis-stimulating of p53 protein 1 isoform X1 produces the protein MLTCVCRPVSGNLPKMPPASMMPASRASLASSSSGSGSGSGSSAGFHSPTQVVTSEPKLNVPSRLTSAELRAMALRQQQQIDSQHQLLATKEQRLRFLKSQEVRSAVASAEGERLRRLRERVEAQESKLRRLRALRGQVDLQKTYNVTLSNDLDSIRALFSEKEKELSLAVAKVEALTRQLEELRRDRRCPVNLLAATGQGAAQSLPPQASRELEKLRRELMYRNQLSMQQDARLHMQREALQQRQAELRSVDQRIYELQTRLQRKKQANTHHQQQQQQQQQQQQQQQQQQQQQQQQKQQIQQQQQIQQQQQQQQQQQQQQQQQLHVQSAQLLAATAAAAAAQQQQQQQQQQQQQQQQQRQPAAPASKHGGVAALKQQLLQKQVNQLAVAAAAAAAGRAAERAIARGSVNVAAVEPFIHTPQKSTITSTASYLSAGNMLKHAAATANTNQQNQLIQDLSHSHVKLTPGQSFYPSSNVAAPAPAPANASSSSESDESKLAKKLLTAAAAAGPVGKSKTETELRKQAQTEAMDSTTHIYAEVGPKKRDREAAAAAAAAAAAAAAAAAAEATAAAAATTSTTATTTSPAASMNASKIPKSISSSSSASALINKLNQQASAVKESPEPAKKNEISVTSETLSERNTQQQLTVHSMPLGAVSKSVAIAVSNANASGSSSSSSSSNTTKPLQVQVGNLVVPPRKPISSVAPTSMGSSSGSGGGSAIPKMINYSPKVNRVAPNVVTPTADPRPALPPKPSKMSPTEQPSENSGSAAAGATGSTASTSGKAQPAAAAQPSFGLQSLNINDNLPIKAKPLTIRKQPIFEQPPRLKSTPVVGGASKPGPQQLPRKPEAQAPAKEAQRPMQQEPNISSAESPQHSPNSNSQSSSSVDEPDRMGSQAESSIGSSLKERAASKPKLGRRVSFDPLALLLDASLEGELELVKKTAMQVANPSAANDEGITALHNAICAGHFDIVKFLVQFGCDVNAQDSDGWTPLHCAASCNNLNMVKFLVESGACLFASTLSDHETPAEKCEEDEEGFDGCSEYLYSIQEKLGILHNGDVYAVFSYEAQNSDELSFHVNEPLIVLRKGDDAENEWWWARNAAGEEGYVPRNLLGLYPRVPPQSPHFSD, from the exons ATGCTAACCTGCGTGTGTCGGCCCGTGTCGGGCAATCTGCCCAAAATGCCCCCCGCCTCCATGATGCCCGCCTCCAGGGCCTCGCTCGCCAGCAGCtccagtggcagtggcagtggcagtggcagttcCGCCGGCTTCCACAGTCCCACACAAGTTGTGACATCCGAACCGAAGCTGAAC GTGCCCAGCAGGCTGACGTCAGCCGAACTGAGGGCGATGGCActgcgacagcagcagcaaatcgaCAGCCAGCACCAGCTGCTGGCCACAAAGGAGCAACGGTTGCGCTTCCTCAAATCGCAGGAGGTGCGCAGCGCGGTGGCCAGCGCTGAGGGCGAGCGACTGCGTCGGCTGCGGGAGCGCGTCGAGGCGCAGGAGTCCAAGCTGCGTCGCTTGCGCGCGCTGCGGGGTCAAGTGGATCTGCAGAAGACCTACAATGTAACACTGA GCAATGACTTGGACTCGATTCGTGCGCTTTTCAGCGAAAAGGAAAAGGAGCTCAGCTTGGCTGTGGCAAAGGTGGAGGCCCTCACACGCCAACTGGAGGAACTGCGACGCGACCGTCGATGTCCCGTCAATTTGCTGGCCGCAACGGGCCAGGGCGCGGCCCAGTCGCTGCCGCCGCAGGCCTCGCGGGAGCTCGAGAAGCTGCGACGTGAATTGATG TATCGCAATCAGCTGTCCATGCAGCAGGATGCACGGCTGCACATGCAACGCGaggcgctgcagcagcggcaggcgGAGCTGCGCTCGGTGGATCAGCGTATCTACGAATTGCAGACGCGCCTGCAGCGCAAAAAGCAGGCCAACACgcatcaccagcagcaacagcaacagcagcagcaacaacaacagcagcagcagcagcagcaacagcaacaacaacagcaaaaacagcaaatacaacagcaacaacaaatacaacagcaacagcaacaacaacagcagcagcaacagcaacagcagcaacagttgcacgTGCAATCCGCACAGTtgctggcagcaacagctgctgccgcagccgcccaacagcagcaacagcagcaacagcagcagcagcagcaacaacaacagcaacgccaGCCCGCGGCACCCGCCTCCAAGCATGGAGGTGTCGCTGCCTTaaagcagcaactgctgcagaAACAGGTAAATCAGCTGGCAGTagcggccgcagcagccgccgcaggtCGCGCCGCCGAGCGTGCCATTGCGCGTGGCAGCGTCAATGTGGCCGCCGTGGAGCCCTTCATACACACGCCCCAAAAGTCGACAATTACGTCGACCGCCAGCTACCTGAGCGCGGGCAACATGCTGAAGCATGCGGCTGCAACGGCCAACACAAATCAGCAGAATCAGTTGATCCAGGATCTGAGCCACAGCCATGTGAAGCTGACCCCGGGTCAAAGCTTCTACCCGAGCAGCAACGTTgcggcgccggcgccggcgccagcaaacgccagcagcagcagcgagagcGACGAGTCCAAGCTGGCCAAGAAGCTGCTCACAGCGGCGGCTGCAGCTGGGCCTGTGGGCAAGTCCAAGACGGAGACGGAGCTGCGCAAGCAGGCGCAAACGGAGGCCATGGACAGCACTACGCACATCTACGCAGAGGTGGGACCCAAAAAGCGGGATAGagaggcggcggcagcagcagcagccgcagcagcagcggcagcagcagcagcagcagcagaggccacagcagcagcagcagcaacaacaagcacaacagcaacaaccacgtCGCCCGCTGCCTCCATGAATGCCAGCAAAATACCCAAGAGCATCTCGAGCAGCAGCTCGGCCTCGGCGCTGATCAACAAGCTCAACCAGCAGGCCAGCGCCGTCAAGGAGTCGCCGGAGCCGGCCAAGAAGAACGAGATATCGGTGACCAGCGAGACGCTGTCGGAGCGCAatacgcagcagcagctcaccGTGCACAGTATGCCGCTAGGCGCAGTCAGCAAATCGGTGGCCATTGCCGTATCCAATGCGAATGCctcgggcagcagcagcagcagcagcagcagcaacacgacCAAACCGCTGCAGGTGCAGGTGGGCAATTTGGTGGTGCCACCGCGCAAGCCCATCAGCAGCGTGGCGCCCACATCgatgggcagcagcagcgggagcgGAGGAGGCAGCGCCATACCCAAAATGATAAACTACAGTCCCAAGGTGAATCGCGTGGCGCCCAATGTGGTCACGCCGACGGCTGATCCGCGACCCGCGCTGCCGCCCAAGCCCAGCAAAATGTCGCCCACGGAACAGCCCAGCGAGAACAGTGGCTCAGCTGCAGCGGGCGCAACTGGCTCCACGGCCAGCACAAGTGGCAAGGCGcagccagcagctgcggcaCAGCCCAGCTTTGGACTGCAGTCGCTCAACATCAACGACAACTTGCCCATCAAGGCCAAGCCGTTGACCATACGCAAGCAGCCCATCTTCGAGCAGCCACCACGACTCAAGAGCACGCCAGTTGTCGGAGGCGCCTCCAAGCCCGGACCGCAACAGCTGCCGCGCAAGCCGGAGGCGCAGGCGCCAGCCAAGGAAGCCCAGCGTCCCATGCAGCAGGAGCCAAACATAAGCTCAGCCGAATCGCCGCAGCACTCGCCCAACAGCAACTCGCAGAGCAGCTCCAGCGTGGATGAGCCGGATCGCATGGGTAGCCAGGCGGAAAGCAGCATTGGCAGCAGCCTCAAGGAGCGTGCCGCCAGCAAACCCAAGCTGGGGCGGCGCGTCAGCTTTGATCCGCTTGCGCTGCTGCTAGATGCCAGCCTGGAGGGCGAACTGGAGCTGGTCAAGAAGACGGCCATGCAGGTGGCCAATCCCAGCGCGGCCAACGATGAGGGCATCACAGCGCTTCACAATGCTATCTGCGCGGGACACTTTGACATAGTCAA ATTCCTCGTGCAATTTGGCTGCGATGTGAATGCCCAGGATTCGGATGGCTGGACGCCGCTCCACTGCGCCGCCAGCTGCAACAACCTAAACATGGTCAAGTTTCTCGTCGAGAGCGGCGCCTGTCTATTTGCCTCCACGCTGTCCGATCACGAGACGCCCGCCGAGAAGTGCGAGGAGGACGAGGAGGGATTTGACGGCTGCTCCGAGTATCTGTACA GCATTCAGGAGAAACTGGGCATTCTGCACAACGGCGATGTCTATGCCGTTTTCTCCTACGAGGCGCAGAACAGCGACGAGCTGAGCTTCCACGTGAACGAGCCGCTGATCGTGTTGCGGAAGGGCGACGATGCCGAGAACGAGTGGTGGTGGGCGCGCAACGCAGCCGGCGAGGAGGGCTACGTGCCACGCAATCTGCTTGGG CTGTATCCACGCGTGCCGCCGCAGTCGCCGCATTTCAGCGATTAG
- the ASPP gene encoding apoptosis-stimulating of p53 protein 1 isoform X2, translating into MKEPANTLDEIVPSRLTSAELRAMALRQQQQIDSQHQLLATKEQRLRFLKSQEVRSAVASAEGERLRRLRERVEAQESKLRRLRALRGQVDLQKTYNVTLSNDLDSIRALFSEKEKELSLAVAKVEALTRQLEELRRDRRCPVNLLAATGQGAAQSLPPQASRELEKLRRELMYRNQLSMQQDARLHMQREALQQRQAELRSVDQRIYELQTRLQRKKQANTHHQQQQQQQQQQQQQQQQQQQQQQQQKQQIQQQQQIQQQQQQQQQQQQQQQQQLHVQSAQLLAATAAAAAAQQQQQQQQQQQQQQQQQRQPAAPASKHGGVAALKQQLLQKQVNQLAVAAAAAAAGRAAERAIARGSVNVAAVEPFIHTPQKSTITSTASYLSAGNMLKHAAATANTNQQNQLIQDLSHSHVKLTPGQSFYPSSNVAAPAPAPANASSSSESDESKLAKKLLTAAAAAGPVGKSKTETELRKQAQTEAMDSTTHIYAEVGPKKRDREAAAAAAAAAAAAAAAAAAEATAAAAATTSTTATTTSPAASMNASKIPKSISSSSSASALINKLNQQASAVKESPEPAKKNEISVTSETLSERNTQQQLTVHSMPLGAVSKSVAIAVSNANASGSSSSSSSSNTTKPLQVQVGNLVVPPRKPISSVAPTSMGSSSGSGGGSAIPKMINYSPKVNRVAPNVVTPTADPRPALPPKPSKMSPTEQPSENSGSAAAGATGSTASTSGKAQPAAAAQPSFGLQSLNINDNLPIKAKPLTIRKQPIFEQPPRLKSTPVVGGASKPGPQQLPRKPEAQAPAKEAQRPMQQEPNISSAESPQHSPNSNSQSSSSVDEPDRMGSQAESSIGSSLKERAASKPKLGRRVSFDPLALLLDASLEGELELVKKTAMQVANPSAANDEGITALHNAICAGHFDIVKFLVQFGCDVNAQDSDGWTPLHCAASCNNLNMVKFLVESGACLFASTLSDHETPAEKCEEDEEGFDGCSEYLYSIQEKLGILHNGDVYAVFSYEAQNSDELSFHVNEPLIVLRKGDDAENEWWWARNAAGEEGYVPRNLLGLYPRVPPQSPHFSD; encoded by the exons GTGCCCAGCAGGCTGACGTCAGCCGAACTGAGGGCGATGGCActgcgacagcagcagcaaatcgaCAGCCAGCACCAGCTGCTGGCCACAAAGGAGCAACGGTTGCGCTTCCTCAAATCGCAGGAGGTGCGCAGCGCGGTGGCCAGCGCTGAGGGCGAGCGACTGCGTCGGCTGCGGGAGCGCGTCGAGGCGCAGGAGTCCAAGCTGCGTCGCTTGCGCGCGCTGCGGGGTCAAGTGGATCTGCAGAAGACCTACAATGTAACACTGA GCAATGACTTGGACTCGATTCGTGCGCTTTTCAGCGAAAAGGAAAAGGAGCTCAGCTTGGCTGTGGCAAAGGTGGAGGCCCTCACACGCCAACTGGAGGAACTGCGACGCGACCGTCGATGTCCCGTCAATTTGCTGGCCGCAACGGGCCAGGGCGCGGCCCAGTCGCTGCCGCCGCAGGCCTCGCGGGAGCTCGAGAAGCTGCGACGTGAATTGATG TATCGCAATCAGCTGTCCATGCAGCAGGATGCACGGCTGCACATGCAACGCGaggcgctgcagcagcggcaggcgGAGCTGCGCTCGGTGGATCAGCGTATCTACGAATTGCAGACGCGCCTGCAGCGCAAAAAGCAGGCCAACACgcatcaccagcagcaacagcaacagcagcagcaacaacaacagcagcagcagcagcagcaacagcaacaacaacagcaaaaacagcaaatacaacagcaacaacaaatacaacagcaacagcaacaacaacagcagcagcaacagcaacagcagcaacagttgcacgTGCAATCCGCACAGTtgctggcagcaacagctgctgccgcagccgcccaacagcagcaacagcagcaacagcagcagcagcagcaacaacaacagcaacgccaGCCCGCGGCACCCGCCTCCAAGCATGGAGGTGTCGCTGCCTTaaagcagcaactgctgcagaAACAGGTAAATCAGCTGGCAGTagcggccgcagcagccgccgcaggtCGCGCCGCCGAGCGTGCCATTGCGCGTGGCAGCGTCAATGTGGCCGCCGTGGAGCCCTTCATACACACGCCCCAAAAGTCGACAATTACGTCGACCGCCAGCTACCTGAGCGCGGGCAACATGCTGAAGCATGCGGCTGCAACGGCCAACACAAATCAGCAGAATCAGTTGATCCAGGATCTGAGCCACAGCCATGTGAAGCTGACCCCGGGTCAAAGCTTCTACCCGAGCAGCAACGTTgcggcgccggcgccggcgccagcaaacgccagcagcagcagcgagagcGACGAGTCCAAGCTGGCCAAGAAGCTGCTCACAGCGGCGGCTGCAGCTGGGCCTGTGGGCAAGTCCAAGACGGAGACGGAGCTGCGCAAGCAGGCGCAAACGGAGGCCATGGACAGCACTACGCACATCTACGCAGAGGTGGGACCCAAAAAGCGGGATAGagaggcggcggcagcagcagcagccgcagcagcagcggcagcagcagcagcagcagcagaggccacagcagcagcagcagcaacaacaagcacaacagcaacaaccacgtCGCCCGCTGCCTCCATGAATGCCAGCAAAATACCCAAGAGCATCTCGAGCAGCAGCTCGGCCTCGGCGCTGATCAACAAGCTCAACCAGCAGGCCAGCGCCGTCAAGGAGTCGCCGGAGCCGGCCAAGAAGAACGAGATATCGGTGACCAGCGAGACGCTGTCGGAGCGCAatacgcagcagcagctcaccGTGCACAGTATGCCGCTAGGCGCAGTCAGCAAATCGGTGGCCATTGCCGTATCCAATGCGAATGCctcgggcagcagcagcagcagcagcagcagcaacacgacCAAACCGCTGCAGGTGCAGGTGGGCAATTTGGTGGTGCCACCGCGCAAGCCCATCAGCAGCGTGGCGCCCACATCgatgggcagcagcagcgggagcgGAGGAGGCAGCGCCATACCCAAAATGATAAACTACAGTCCCAAGGTGAATCGCGTGGCGCCCAATGTGGTCACGCCGACGGCTGATCCGCGACCCGCGCTGCCGCCCAAGCCCAGCAAAATGTCGCCCACGGAACAGCCCAGCGAGAACAGTGGCTCAGCTGCAGCGGGCGCAACTGGCTCCACGGCCAGCACAAGTGGCAAGGCGcagccagcagctgcggcaCAGCCCAGCTTTGGACTGCAGTCGCTCAACATCAACGACAACTTGCCCATCAAGGCCAAGCCGTTGACCATACGCAAGCAGCCCATCTTCGAGCAGCCACCACGACTCAAGAGCACGCCAGTTGTCGGAGGCGCCTCCAAGCCCGGACCGCAACAGCTGCCGCGCAAGCCGGAGGCGCAGGCGCCAGCCAAGGAAGCCCAGCGTCCCATGCAGCAGGAGCCAAACATAAGCTCAGCCGAATCGCCGCAGCACTCGCCCAACAGCAACTCGCAGAGCAGCTCCAGCGTGGATGAGCCGGATCGCATGGGTAGCCAGGCGGAAAGCAGCATTGGCAGCAGCCTCAAGGAGCGTGCCGCCAGCAAACCCAAGCTGGGGCGGCGCGTCAGCTTTGATCCGCTTGCGCTGCTGCTAGATGCCAGCCTGGAGGGCGAACTGGAGCTGGTCAAGAAGACGGCCATGCAGGTGGCCAATCCCAGCGCGGCCAACGATGAGGGCATCACAGCGCTTCACAATGCTATCTGCGCGGGACACTTTGACATAGTCAA ATTCCTCGTGCAATTTGGCTGCGATGTGAATGCCCAGGATTCGGATGGCTGGACGCCGCTCCACTGCGCCGCCAGCTGCAACAACCTAAACATGGTCAAGTTTCTCGTCGAGAGCGGCGCCTGTCTATTTGCCTCCACGCTGTCCGATCACGAGACGCCCGCCGAGAAGTGCGAGGAGGACGAGGAGGGATTTGACGGCTGCTCCGAGTATCTGTACA GCATTCAGGAGAAACTGGGCATTCTGCACAACGGCGATGTCTATGCCGTTTTCTCCTACGAGGCGCAGAACAGCGACGAGCTGAGCTTCCACGTGAACGAGCCGCTGATCGTGTTGCGGAAGGGCGACGATGCCGAGAACGAGTGGTGGTGGGCGCGCAACGCAGCCGGCGAGGAGGGCTACGTGCCACGCAATCTGCTTGGG CTGTATCCACGCGTGCCGCCGCAGTCGCCGCATTTCAGCGATTAG
- the Ugt49C1 gene encoding UDP-glycosyltransferase UGT4 produces the protein MKLQALSLLILYSALVALPQVRPAKILAVYAFPGKSHFMMHTALIRELIQNGHQVTMIAAFSLASQQLGSNYTELLIEPVYDFWHDVKLNFGVQHLFDLTRMNNYDFLKMLEIIGLKTTEHALRQPHVQALIHARQTEGVFDLLLAEQFYQEAFLALAHKYKIPIVTTSTLGYENHMSQMMGLITPWSFVPHGFMPFTDRMSFMERVRNTYVSLYEDLDRLFNYFPKMDAITELYFGPVLAEVPKVRHMETQISVMLLNSHAPLTTARPTVDAMVPVGGMHIYPPKPLPMDMQSFLDAATDGAIYFSLGNNVQSKEMPAHMLQLFLKVFGSMKQRVLWKFEDDSIGQLPPNVMIRKWLPQADILAHPNIKVFITHGGLFGTQEGVHYAVPMLGIPFYCDQHLNMNKAVLGGYAISLHFQSITEQLLRHSLLQLIENASYAENVQRVSRIFRDRPLPPRRSAVYWIEYVIRHKGAPHMRSAGLDLRWYQFYLLDVISFVAAVGLAVLLLLLLALRLLRGSGKKHSKSKSH, from the exons ATGAAGCTGCAGGCGTTGAGCCTGCTTATACTGTACTCAGCGCTGGTCGCGCTGCCCCAAGTAAGGCCAGCCAAAATTCTAGCTGTCTATGCGTTTCCAG GCAAGAGTCACTTTATGATGCACACGGCGCTGATCAGAGAGCTCATACAAAATGGACACCAAGTCACGATGATTGCGGCCTTTTCGCTGGCCTCCCAGCAGCTGGGCAGCAACTACACGGAGCTGCTGATCGAGCCCGTCTACGATTTCTGGCATGATG tGAAGCTGAACTTTGGAGTGCAGCATCTGTTTGATTTGACACGCATGAATAACTATGATTTTCTCAAAATGCTGGAGATAATTGGCCTGAAGACAACGGAGCATGCCCTGCGTCAGCCGCACGTACAGGCCTTGATACATGCCAGGCAGACGGAGGGCGTGTTCGATCTGCTGCTCGCCGAGCAGTTCTATCAGGAGGCCTTCTTGGCGCTGGCCCACAAGTATAAAATACCCATTGTCACCACCAGCACCCTGGGCTATGAGAATCACATGAGCCAGATGATGGGCCTGATCACACCCTGGTCCTTTGTGCCGCACGGATTTATGCCCTTCACCGATCGCATGTCCTTCATGGAGCGTGTGCGCAACACCTATGTTTCGCTCTACGAGGATTTAGATCGACTGTTCAACTACTTTCCCAAAATGGATGCCATCACGGAGCTCTACTTCGGGCCAGTCTTAG CTGAGGTGCCCAAGGTCAGGCACATGGAGACGCAAATCTCAGTGATGCTGCTCAACAGTCACGCACCGCTGACAACAGCACGTCCCACTGTGGACGCCATGGTACCAGTTGGTGGCATGCACATCTATCCGCCCAAGCCACTGCCCATGGACATGCAGAGTTTTCTCGATGCGGCAACAGATGGCGCCATCTACTTTAGCCTGGGCAA CAATGTGCAGAGCAAGGAGATGCCGGCCCACATGCTGCAGCTATTCCTTAAGGTCTTTGGCTCCATGAAGCAGCGCGTGCTGTGGAAGTTCGAGGACGATTCCATTGGTCAGCTGCCCCCAAATGTGATGATACGCAAGTGGCTGCCGCAGGCGGACATATTGGCGCATCCGAATATCAAAGTGTTCATCACGCACGGCGGCCTCTTTGGCACGCAGGAGGGTGTACACTATGCCGTACCCATGCTGGGCATACCCTTCTACTGTGACCAG CATCTCAACATGAACAAGGCCGTGCTGGGCGGCTATGCCATTAGTCTACACTTTCAGTCCATTacggagcagctgctgcgccactcgctgctgcagctcatcGAGAATGCCAGCTACGCGGAGAATGTGCAGCGCGTCTCCCGCATCTTTCGCGATCGCCCGCTGCCGCCACGCCGGAGCGCCGTCTACTGGATCGAGTATGTGATACGGCACAAGGGAGCACCACATATGCGTTCCGCTGGTCTCGACCTAAGGTGGTATCAGTTCTATCTGCTGGATGTAATTAGCTTTGTGGCAGCCGTTGGCTTGGCTGTGctccttctgctgctgctggccttACGCTTGCTGCGGGGCAGCGGCAAGAAGCATAGCAAATCCAAAAGTCATTAA
- the LOC6625638 gene encoding UDP-glycosyltransferase UGT5, translating into MQPKIPLKLLLLGLVALQHLEIGAGSRILAPFFFPGKSHFMMTNAIIRELVKRGHEVTFITPFSLAKENLGSNYTEVLIPQYDIWGSVMGMTKAKTALDMRDLDTVTFIKLAYVMGLGSTDFAFEQKEVLNFINAKDKVGKYDLLLAEQFFNEGALILGHLYQIPIITISTFGFSNYLTSLTGIINPWSYVAHGWKPYTDRMTLWQRIDSVYGSLVEEAMRTFWYYPAQNQILQKHFSKQFKELPTIKQLERNISAILLNSYLPLEPPKPISFNMIPVGGLHIRSAKPLPTNMQNFLDDAKHGAIYFSLGSQVRSADFPPEKIKMFLGVFGNLKQRVLWKFEDDKLPGLPANVMVQKWMPQNDILAHPNVKVFISHCGLFGTQEAVHYGVPVLGMPVYADQHLNIKKGTAAGYALEVNYLTVTKEELQSSLTELLENPKYRDNMKRASRIFRDRPLPAMDTAMFWIDYVIEHRGAPHMVSAGLDLAWYQFYLLDIIGIALAIILLPILGLILACRHFKPAKKPKTKSKQN; encoded by the exons ATG CAACCGAAAATACCCTTgaaactgttgctgctgggccTTGTGGCACTGCAGCATTTGGAGATTGGCGCTGGATCCCGCATATTGGCCCCCTTCTTCTTTCCGGGCAAGAGTCACTTTATGATGACAAACGCCATTATCAGAGAGTTGGTGAAGCGCGGACACGAGGTGACATTCATCACGCCATTCTCATTGGCCAAGGAGAACTTGGGTTCCAATTACACGGAGGTTCTAATTCCACAATACGACATTTGGGGCTCAG TTATGGGAATGACCAAAGCCAAGACGGCGCTGGACATGAGAGATTTGGACACGGTGACATTCATCAAGCTGGCCTATGTCATGGGCTTGGGTAGCACGGACTTTGCGTTCGAGCAGAAGGAAGTGTTGAATTTCATCAATGCCAAGGACAAGGTGGGCAAATACGACTTGCTGCTGGCCGAGCAGTTCTTTAACGAGGGAGCTCTCATTTTGGGACATCTGTATCAAATACCTATCATTACCATTTCAACCTTTGGCTTCTCCAACTATTTGACTTCCTTGACGGGCATTATAAATCCCTGGTCGTATGTGGCTCATGGCTGGAAGCCCTACACAGATCGCATGACCCTTTGGCAACGAATTGACAGCGTTTACGGCTCGCTTGTAGAGGAAGCAATGCGCACCTTTTGGTACTATCCGGCACAAAATCAGATTTTGCAGAAACACTTCTCCAAGCAGTTCAAGGAGCTGCCAACCATTAAGCAACTGGAGCGTAACATCTCAGCCATCCTTCTGAACTCATATTTGCCTTTGGAGCCGCCTAAGCCCATTTCATTCAATATGATTCCCGTGGGTGGACTTCATATTCGATCAGCGAAGCCCTTGCCCACAAACATGCAAAATTTTTTGGATGATGCTAAACATGGGGCCATATACTTTAGTCTGG GTTCTCAAGTGCGCAGTGCAGACTTTCCGCCTGAGAAGATCAAGATGTTTCTCGGTGTGTTTGGAAACCTGAAGCAACGCGTCCTATGGAAGTTTGAGGACGACAAGTTACCCGGTCTTCCAGCTAATGTGATGGTCCAGAAGTGGATGCCCCAAAATGATATACTCGCGCATCCCAATGTCAAGGTTTTCATTTCCCATTGTGGTCTTTTCGGCACTCAGGAGGCGGTACACTACGGCGTTCCTGTGCTCGGCATGCCCGTCTATGCCGACCAGCACTTGAATATCAAGAAGGGCACAGCTGCTGGTTATGCCCTTGAAGTCAATTATCTCACAGTTACAAAGGAGGAGCTGCAGTCTTCCCTTACAGAGCTGCTGGAGAATCCCAAGTACAGGGATAACATGAAGCGTGCCTCGCGCATCTTTCGCGATCGTCCGCTGCCTGCGATGGATACGGCCATGTTCTGGATCGATTATGTCATTGAACACCGTGGAGCACCGCATATGGTATCTGCAGGCTTGGACCTGGCTTGGTATCAGTTTTATCTGTTGGACATCATTGGCATTGCCTTGGCAATTATACTTTTGCCTATTTTGGGTCTGATCCTCGCCTGTCGCCATTTCAAGCCTGCGAAGAAGCCTAAAACAAAGTCcaagcaaaactaa